A stretch of Geoalkalibacter sp. DNA encodes these proteins:
- a CDS encoding helix-turn-helix domain-containing protein — translation MEPQLTQVHTPVELGRILRVKRKEQKLTLQDVSEHCGFSMRFISEVERGKPTAEIGKVMALLAVVGVDLFARSR, via the coding sequence CTGACCCAGGTGCACACTCCGGTTGAGCTCGGCCGAATCTTGCGGGTCAAACGCAAGGAACAGAAGCTCACCTTGCAGGACGTGTCTGAGCATTGCGGCTTCAGCATGCGCTTTATTTCCGAGGTCGAGCGCGGCAAACCGACAGCGGAAATCGGCAAGGTGATGGCGTTGCTGGCGGTGGTGGGCGTCGATCTGTTCGCGAGGTCCCGATGA